In the genome of Cryptomeria japonica chromosome 8, Sugi_1.0, whole genome shotgun sequence, one region contains:
- the LOC131028571 gene encoding protein trichome birefringence-like 36: MAVPVYAMAATIFLSLFLLYEYRLYPHEHNTLEECRDCQNGHSRRSLLRLEPRPIDKILLPQQYSKAVWNKGKIGAESKVKEEGLLSTKCDIFSGSWVKDESYPVYGSQQLCPYLSAQYNCKSNGRPDSEYLKWRWQPQDCNIPRFNANEMLEILRGKRLMFVGDSLTRNQWESMVCMLQAVVPDSEKVASLGYPLAAFKALNYNASVEFYWAPFLVDLDNAYVGNELKRVLRIDSIENNANYWRGVDILVFNSAHWWAHTGTLRSWDYIQLDGKLYQDMDPMLAYANGLATWANWIDFNINSHSTQVFFTSISPTHMRRLSDGNEQMCMKQTEPIQQNELYDLSPEFPQTSVVEGILPQMTVPVSYLNITRLSDYRKDAHPSVYTDSKEEQRSHSDAYADCSHWCVSGVPDIWNELLFSLLQRL; this comes from the exons ATGGCTGTTCCAGTTTATGCCATGGCTGCCACTATAtttctctctttatttctcttgtaTGAATACAGATTGTACCCACATGAACATAATACATTGGAAGAATGTAGAGACTGTCAAAATGGGCATTCAAGAAGAAGTCTGTTGAGATTAGAGCCCAGACCAATCGACAAGATTCTTCTCCCACAACAATATTCTAAAGCAGTTTGGAATAAAGGCAAAATCGGGGCAGAGAGTAAAGTTAAAGAAGAAGGATTGTTATCAACCAAGTGTGATATATTCTCAGGAAGTTGGGTTAAGGATGAAAGCTATCCTGTTTATGGGTCACAGCAGTTATGCCCATATTTGAGTGCTCAGTACAATTGCAAAAGCAATGGAAGACCTGATTCAGAGTATCTCAAATGGAGATGGCAACCTCAAGATTGCAACATACCTAG ATTCAATGCAAATGAGATGCTAGAGATTCTGAGGGGGAAGAGGCTCATGTTTGTAGGAGACTCTCTTACTCGCAACCAATGGGAGTCTATGGTGTGCATGCTACAGGCAGTAGTACCAGACTCTGAAAAAGTTGCTTCGCTTGGATACCCTCTTGCAGCTTTTAAGGCCCTG AATTACAATGCCAGTGTTGAGTTCTATTGGGCTCCATTTTTAGTTGATCTGGACAATGCATATGTAGGGAATGAATTAAAGAGAGTTCTTCGAATCGACTCCATTGAAAACAATGCAAATTACTGGAGAGGCGTCGacatccttgtattcaattcaGCACACTGGTGGGCACACACAGGCACTTTGAGATC ATGGGACTATATACAATTGGATGGCAAACTATATCAAGACATGGATCCAATGCTTGCCTATGCAAACGGCTTGGCTACCTGGGCAAACTGGATAGATTTCAACATAAATTCTCACAGCACACAAGTTTTTTTCACAAGCATATCACCCACTCATATGAG GAGATTAAGTGATGGAAATGAACAAATGTGCATGAAGCAAACAGAGCCTATCCAGCAGAATGAGTTGTATGATTTGAGCCCAGAATTTCCTCAGACCAGTGTTGTGGAGGGCATTCTCCCACAAATGACAGTGCCAGTTTCATACTTGAACATTACCAGACTGTCAGATTATCGCAAAGATGCTCATCCCTCTGTATATACAGATTCGAAGGAAGAGCAGAGAAGTCATTCAGATGCCTATGCAGATTGTAGCCATTGGTGTGTATCGGGGGTTCCTGATATTTGGAATGAGTTGCTCTTTTCCTTGCTACAAAGATTGTAG